Proteins from a genomic interval of Brachybacterium vulturis:
- a CDS encoding bifunctional alpha,alpha-trehalose-phosphate synthase (UDP-forming)/trehalose-phosphatase, translating into MSSSVKDRPGEHELVVVANRLPVDSRTLPDGATEWVTSPGGLVTAMESVMRNVDSGAWVGWAGSPGEAPDPFEADGMSLYPVRLDQDDIERYYEGYSNATLWPLYHDVIVDPEFHRGWWDSYVSANRRFAAEAAPVAAPGGTIWVHDYQLQLVPQMIRDRRSDVRIGFFNHIPFPPVELFSQLPKRNSILRGLLGADLLGFQRESDSLNFLAAVRKLLGHHVDGMTISVPGIGAAPVREVQVQTFPISIDASAVSTLTADPEIRERAAQLRRDLGDPEKIVLGADRLDYTKGIRHRLKAWGELLDDGSIDPHDAVMIQIATPSRERVEAYRQLRDEVELTVGRINGEHAPLGRPALSYQHHSFDRREMTALFMAADVVLVTALRDGMNLVAKEYVASRPDLQGVLVLSEFAGAADELRAAVLVNPHDIDELKAAILRSLAMPPEEQEEAMRSLRHQVMEHDVQHWAHQFLECLTTSGSPQDEAAQIVRLAGDALSDPAELDAALREFTEVPRLLIATDFDGVMAPIVSDRDAVQPDQEALEALRELSDLPGVAVALISGRALSDLDSHTAMPSSVVLVGSHGAEVGALPPWMQAEVLDKSALSMTPEKEEQLAAITTTLRRIARAHPGTEVETKPTAAVLHTRNAKGRGGLNATDSALEYATTLPDVTVTPGKEVVEFAVVHTSKGVAIDALSRAGAADAWLYLGDDVTDESVFAQLGEHDVGVKVGGGDTAAGLRIPDTAAARDLLRRLLELRAQQS; encoded by the coding sequence ATGTCATCCTCGGTCAAGGACCGCCCCGGCGAGCATGAGCTGGTGGTCGTCGCCAATCGACTGCCGGTGGACTCGCGCACCCTCCCCGACGGCGCCACCGAATGGGTGACCAGCCCCGGCGGCCTGGTCACCGCCATGGAGTCGGTGATGCGCAACGTCGACTCCGGTGCCTGGGTGGGATGGGCCGGCTCCCCCGGAGAGGCCCCCGATCCCTTCGAGGCCGACGGGATGAGCCTGTACCCGGTGCGGCTGGACCAGGACGACATCGAGCGGTACTACGAGGGCTACTCGAACGCCACCCTCTGGCCGCTGTACCACGATGTGATCGTCGACCCGGAGTTCCATCGCGGCTGGTGGGACTCGTACGTCTCGGCGAACCGACGCTTCGCCGCCGAGGCCGCCCCGGTCGCGGCCCCGGGAGGGACCATCTGGGTGCACGACTACCAGCTCCAGCTGGTCCCGCAGATGATCCGGGACCGGCGCAGCGATGTGCGGATCGGGTTCTTCAACCACATCCCGTTCCCGCCGGTGGAGCTGTTCTCCCAGCTCCCCAAGCGCAATTCCATCCTGCGCGGGCTGCTCGGCGCGGATCTGCTGGGCTTCCAGAGGGAGAGCGATTCGCTGAACTTCCTCGCCGCGGTGCGCAAGCTGCTGGGCCACCACGTGGACGGGATGACGATCTCGGTGCCCGGGATCGGCGCCGCCCCGGTGCGAGAGGTCCAGGTGCAGACCTTTCCGATCTCCATCGACGCCTCCGCCGTCTCCACCCTCACCGCGGATCCCGAGATCCGGGAGCGTGCCGCCCAGCTGCGCCGGGACCTCGGCGATCCGGAGAAGATCGTGCTGGGGGCGGACCGCCTGGACTACACCAAGGGCATCCGGCACCGCCTCAAGGCCTGGGGCGAGCTGCTGGACGACGGCTCGATCGACCCGCATGACGCGGTGATGATCCAGATCGCCACGCCGTCCCGGGAGCGGGTGGAGGCGTACCGGCAGCTGCGCGACGAGGTGGAGCTGACGGTGGGGCGGATCAACGGCGAGCATGCCCCGCTGGGCCGGCCGGCCCTGTCGTACCAGCACCACTCCTTCGACCGGCGGGAGATGACGGCGCTGTTCATGGCCGCCGATGTGGTGCTGGTGACGGCGCTGCGCGACGGCATGAACCTGGTGGCCAAGGAATACGTCGCCTCCCGCCCGGATCTCCAGGGGGTGCTGGTGCTCAGCGAGTTCGCCGGCGCCGCCGACGAGCTGCGGGCCGCGGTGCTGGTGAACCCGCACGACATCGATGAGCTCAAGGCCGCGATCCTGCGGTCGCTGGCGATGCCGCCCGAGGAGCAGGAGGAGGCGATGCGCTCCCTGCGCCACCAGGTGATGGAGCACGATGTGCAGCACTGGGCCCATCAGTTCCTCGAGTGCCTGACCACCTCGGGGTCTCCGCAGGACGAGGCAGCGCAGATCGTCCGCCTCGCCGGGGACGCCCTGTCCGATCCTGCGGAGCTGGATGCGGCGCTGCGTGAGTTCACGGAGGTGCCGCGTCTGCTGATCGCCACCGACTTCGACGGCGTGATGGCGCCGATCGTCTCCGATCGCGATGCGGTCCAGCCCGATCAGGAGGCACTGGAGGCGCTGCGCGAGCTCTCCGATCTGCCGGGGGTCGCCGTCGCCCTGATCTCCGGGCGTGCTCTGTCCGATCTCGATTCCCACACGGCGATGCCCAGCTCGGTGGTGCTGGTGGGATCCCACGGCGCCGAGGTCGGGGCGCTGCCCCCGTGGATGCAGGCCGAGGTGCTGGACAAGTCCGCGCTGAGCATGACCCCGGAGAAGGAGGAGCAGCTCGCCGCGATCACCACCACGCTGCGGCGGATCGCCCGCGCCCACCCCGGCACGGAGGTGGAGACGAAGCCGACGGCCGCCGTGCTGCACACCCGCAACGCCAAGGGCCGCGGCGGGCTGAACGCCACGGACTCGGCGCTCGAGTACGCCACCACCCTGCCCGATGTCACGGTGACGCCGGGCAAGGAGGTCGTCGAGTTCGCGGTGGTGCACACCTCGAAGGGGGTGGCGATCGACGCGCTGTCCCGGGCCGGCGCTGCCGATGCCTGGCTGTACCTGGGCGACGACGTCACCGACGAGTCCGTCTTCGCACAGCTCGGCGAGCACGACGTGGGCGTGAAGGTGGGCGGCGGCGACACCGCCGCCGGCCTGCGGATCCCGGACACCGCGGCGGCGCGGGACCTGCTGCGGCGACTGCTGGAGCTGCGCGCCCAGCAGAGCTGA
- the lysA gene encoding diaminopimelate decarboxylase produces the protein MRAHEAGALHGNDAAPTWLPYPQDVNHLIDGLWSRNTVRSTGGAVEVAGVDVRRIAEEVGTPAFVLDEDDFRHRARSFREAFADAFRPHRGADVYYAGKAFLCGAVARWVEEDGLGLDVCTGGELAVALRAGFPTERIALHGNNKSVPEIRRALEAGVGRIVIDSLDEIELVDTLAAQLGRRAAVMLRVTTGVEAHTHEFIATAHEDQKFGLSLTGGGAFDAVRRVLEAPHLDLLGLHSHIGSQIFDTGGFEIAARRVLDLVAQVRDELGHTIDQLDLGGGFGVMYNTQHTPATPEALAAGIAGIVEKQCHELELEVPHVSFEPGRAIAGPSTQTLYSVGTVKDVRLGGPHHRVYVSVDGGMSDNVRTALYDADYSCLLTGRVSDAVPEVVRVVGKHCESGDIVVKDEYLPGDVERGDLLSVPVTGAYCYSLASNYNHVPRPPVIAVRDGEIRTLIRRETEDDLLGLDLG, from the coding sequence ATGCGCGCCCACGAGGCCGGAGCCCTACACGGCAACGACGCAGCCCCCACCTGGCTGCCCTACCCCCAGGACGTCAACCACCTGATCGACGGCCTGTGGTCGCGGAACACCGTCCGCAGCACCGGGGGCGCTGTCGAGGTCGCCGGCGTGGACGTGCGCCGTATCGCCGAGGAGGTCGGCACCCCGGCCTTCGTGCTCGACGAGGACGACTTCCGCCACCGCGCCCGCAGCTTCCGCGAGGCCTTCGCCGACGCCTTCCGCCCCCACCGCGGGGCCGACGTCTACTACGCGGGCAAGGCCTTCCTCTGCGGCGCCGTCGCCCGCTGGGTCGAGGAGGACGGACTGGGCCTGGACGTCTGCACCGGCGGCGAGCTCGCCGTCGCCCTGCGCGCCGGCTTCCCGACCGAGCGCATCGCCCTGCATGGGAACAACAAGTCCGTACCGGAGATCCGCCGCGCCCTGGAGGCCGGGGTGGGCCGCATCGTCATCGACTCCCTCGACGAGATCGAGCTGGTCGACACGCTCGCCGCCCAGCTCGGCAGGCGTGCCGCCGTGATGCTGCGGGTGACCACCGGCGTCGAGGCCCACACCCACGAGTTCATCGCCACCGCGCACGAGGATCAGAAGTTCGGCCTCTCCCTCACCGGCGGCGGCGCCTTCGACGCCGTGCGCCGCGTGCTCGAGGCCCCGCACCTGGACCTGCTGGGCCTGCACTCCCACATCGGCTCCCAGATCTTCGACACCGGCGGTTTCGAGATCGCCGCCCGCCGCGTGCTCGATCTGGTCGCCCAGGTCCGCGACGAGCTCGGACACACCATCGACCAGCTCGACCTGGGCGGCGGCTTCGGGGTCATGTACAACACCCAGCACACACCGGCCACGCCCGAGGCGCTCGCCGCCGGGATCGCGGGGATCGTGGAGAAGCAGTGCCACGAGCTCGAGCTCGAGGTGCCCCACGTGTCCTTCGAGCCCGGCCGCGCGATCGCCGGCCCCTCCACCCAGACCCTGTACTCGGTGGGCACCGTCAAGGACGTGCGCCTCGGCGGCCCCCACCACCGCGTCTACGTCTCCGTGGACGGCGGGATGAGCGACAACGTGCGCACCGCGCTGTACGACGCCGACTACTCCTGCCTGCTCACCGGCCGGGTCTCCGACGCCGTGCCCGAGGTGGTCCGCGTGGTCGGCAAGCACTGCGAGAGCGGCGACATCGTGGTCAAGGACGAGTACCTCCCCGGCGACGTGGAGCGCGGCGACCTGCTGTCGGTGCCGGTCACCGGTGCCTACTGCTACTCGCTGGCCTCCAACTACAACCACGTGCCCCGGCCGCCGGTGATCGCGGTGCGCGACGGCGAGATCCGCACCCTGATCCGTCGCGAGACCGAGGACGACCTCCTCGGCCTGGACCTCGGCTGA
- a CDS encoding homoserine dehydrogenase has translation MSQHASGLSASGEHASLSSLPTLRVAVLGAGTVGGEVLRLISQQADELAHRVGGRLEVIGVAVRDLDRDRGEHVPAALLTEDAASLVHDADLVIEVMGGIEPARTLLLDAMAHGASVVTANKALLAQDGATLYEAADIHGVDLYFEAAVAGAIPLVRPVRESLAGDRIQRVLGIVNGTTNFILDAMTRTGASFDDALATAQQLGYAEADPTADVEGHDAAAKASILASLAFHSRVRLSAVHCEGITTISAQDIAAAARMGRTIKLLSIVERIEEEDGERISARVYPALIPEEHPLAAVAEAYNAVFIEADAAGSLMFYGQGAGGSPTASAILGDVVSAARSRVHGGVGPRESRYAELESIPLEELRSAFYISLTVEDRPGVLAEIAGTLSGYGISISTIHQELLEQEEGSDEPAQAHIGISTHRALESAMTASLDVFSSTATVLSIDSVLRIEGE, from the coding sequence ATGTCACAGCACGCGTCCGGCCTCTCAGCGTCCGGAGAGCACGCCTCCCTCTCGTCGCTGCCCACCCTCCGGGTCGCGGTCCTCGGCGCCGGCACCGTCGGCGGCGAGGTGCTGCGCCTGATCTCCCAGCAGGCGGACGAGCTCGCCCACCGCGTCGGCGGACGCCTCGAGGTGATCGGAGTGGCCGTGCGGGACCTCGACCGCGACCGCGGGGAGCACGTGCCCGCCGCACTGCTCACCGAGGACGCCGCCTCCCTGGTGCACGATGCGGACCTGGTCATCGAGGTGATGGGCGGCATCGAGCCCGCGCGCACCCTGCTGCTGGACGCCATGGCGCACGGCGCCAGCGTGGTGACCGCCAACAAGGCCCTGCTGGCCCAGGACGGCGCCACCCTCTACGAGGCCGCGGACATCCACGGCGTGGACCTGTACTTCGAGGCGGCGGTCGCCGGCGCGATCCCGCTGGTGCGTCCGGTGCGAGAATCGCTGGCCGGGGATCGCATCCAGCGGGTGCTCGGCATCGTCAACGGCACGACCAACTTTATCCTCGACGCGATGACGCGCACCGGCGCGAGCTTCGACGACGCGCTCGCCACCGCCCAGCAGCTCGGCTACGCGGAGGCCGATCCCACGGCCGACGTCGAGGGCCACGACGCGGCGGCCAAGGCCTCGATCCTCGCCTCGCTCGCCTTCCACAGCCGGGTGCGGCTGTCCGCGGTGCACTGCGAGGGCATCACCACCATCTCCGCCCAGGACATCGCCGCCGCCGCGCGGATGGGCCGGACCATCAAGCTCCTCTCGATCGTCGAGCGCATCGAGGAGGAGGACGGCGAACGGATCTCCGCCCGCGTCTACCCGGCGCTGATCCCCGAGGAGCACCCCTTGGCCGCGGTCGCCGAGGCGTACAACGCGGTGTTCATCGAAGCCGACGCCGCCGGGTCGCTGATGTTCTACGGCCAGGGCGCCGGAGGGTCACCGACCGCGTCGGCCATCCTCGGCGATGTGGTCTCCGCCGCCCGCTCCCGGGTGCACGGCGGGGTGGGCCCGCGGGAGTCGCGGTACGCCGAGCTCGAGTCGATCCCGCTCGAGGAGCTGCGCAGCGCCTTCTACATCTCGCTCACCGTGGAGGACCGCCCCGGCGTGCTCGCCGAGATCGCCGGCACCCTGTCCGGCTACGGGATCTCCATCTCGACCATCCATCAGGAGCTGCTCGAGCAGGAGGAGGGGTCCGACGAACCGGCGCAGGCGCACATCGGCATCAGCACGCACCGTGCGCTGGAGTCCGCGATGACCGCCTCGCTGGACGTGTTCTCCTCCACCGCCACGGTGCTCAGCATCGATTCCGTCCTGCGCATCGAAGGAGAATGA
- the thrC gene encoding threonine synthase yields the protein MAHQWRGVLAEYREHLPFAENDTLLTLGEGGTPLIPAPALSTAVGAEVHVKVEGMNPTGSFKDRGMVSAMSKALSEGATAVVCASTGNTSASAAAYATAAGLTCAVLLPQGKIAAGKLAQAVVHGAKLIQVDGNFDDCLEIARKLDAEHPIELVNSVNPYRLQGQKTAAFEVADALGKAPDIHILPVGNAGNISAYWMGYREYREAGHTDSLPQMWGFQAAGAAPFVAGHPIPDPETVATAIRIGAPASWHLAVEARDDSDGLIDAVTDQQILDAQKLLAGEVGIFVEPASAAGVAGLLQQAEKGLVPAGATIAITVTGNGLKDIDTAMSQHDLTPTVVPVDIAAAAEAIGL from the coding sequence ATGGCACATCAGTGGCGCGGCGTCCTCGCCGAGTACCGAGAGCATCTTCCGTTCGCCGAGAACGACACCCTGCTGACGCTGGGGGAGGGCGGCACCCCGCTGATCCCCGCCCCGGCCCTGTCGACGGCGGTCGGTGCGGAGGTCCACGTCAAGGTCGAGGGGATGAACCCCACCGGTTCCTTCAAGGACCGCGGCATGGTCTCGGCGATGTCGAAGGCGCTGAGCGAGGGCGCGACCGCCGTGGTGTGCGCCTCCACCGGCAACACCAGCGCCTCGGCCGCGGCCTATGCCACCGCCGCGGGCCTGACCTGTGCGGTGCTGCTGCCGCAGGGGAAGATCGCCGCCGGGAAGCTCGCCCAGGCCGTGGTCCACGGTGCCAAGCTGATCCAGGTCGACGGCAATTTCGACGACTGCCTGGAGATCGCCCGCAAGCTGGACGCGGAGCACCCCATCGAGCTGGTCAACTCCGTGAACCCGTATCGCCTCCAGGGACAGAAGACCGCCGCGTTCGAGGTCGCCGACGCGCTGGGGAAGGCCCCCGACATCCATATCCTCCCCGTCGGCAACGCCGGGAACATCTCCGCCTACTGGATGGGCTATCGGGAGTACCGCGAGGCGGGCCACACCGACTCGCTGCCGCAGATGTGGGGCTTCCAGGCCGCCGGCGCCGCCCCCTTCGTGGCCGGGCACCCGATCCCCGACCCCGAGACGGTGGCCACCGCCATCCGCATCGGCGCCCCCGCCTCCTGGCACCTCGCGGTCGAGGCGCGGGACGACTCCGACGGCCTCATCGACGCGGTCACCGACCAGCAGATCCTCGATGCGCAGAAGCTGCTCGCCGGCGAGGTCGGCATCTTCGTCGAACCCGCCTCGGCGGCCGGTGTGGCGGGCCTGCTGCAGCAGGCCGAGAAGGGGCTGGTCCCGGCCGGAGCGACGATCGCGATCACCGTCACCGGCAACGGGCTCAAGGACATCGATACCGCGATGAGCCAGCACGATCTCACCCCGACCGTGGTGCCGGTGGACATCGCCGCGGCGGCGGAGGCCATCGGCCTGTGA
- the thrB gene encoding homoserine kinase, with product MRIQHTRVSVRIPATSANLGPGFDTLGLALDLCDDLSVEATTGAVEITVTGEGAASVPAGEDHLVVRALRRGLDHAGAPQTGLRLQATNRIPHGRGLGSSAAATLAGLLLARGMLSDPDALDDQAVLQLATEFEGHPDNAAPALFGGVVLSWMRGAAARAASLRVAGGVLRPVVLLPTTTLSTHRARGLLPDEVPYSDAVFNASRSALLVHALAGAPEHLLEATEDRLHQDRRAPGMPESVELMRVLRREGHPAVVSGAGPSVLVMAGDRRDLAPLVRRFVGDPAAWRIAEVPLRTAPAAPVVG from the coding sequence GTGAGGATCCAGCACACCCGCGTCTCGGTGCGGATCCCGGCGACCTCCGCGAACCTCGGTCCGGGATTCGACACCCTCGGTCTCGCCCTGGACCTCTGCGACGACCTGAGCGTGGAGGCGACCACCGGTGCGGTCGAGATCACCGTGACGGGGGAGGGCGCCGCCTCGGTGCCCGCCGGCGAGGACCACCTCGTGGTGCGCGCCCTGCGGCGGGGTCTCGACCATGCCGGGGCTCCACAGACCGGTCTGCGGCTGCAGGCCACCAACCGCATCCCGCACGGTCGCGGCCTGGGATCCAGCGCCGCGGCCACCCTTGCCGGGCTGCTGCTGGCCCGGGGGATGCTCTCCGATCCCGACGCGCTGGACGACCAGGCCGTGCTGCAGCTGGCGACGGAGTTCGAGGGGCATCCCGACAACGCCGCTCCGGCGCTGTTCGGCGGTGTGGTGCTGTCCTGGATGCGCGGCGCCGCGGCCCGTGCAGCATCGCTGCGCGTCGCAGGCGGTGTGCTGCGGCCGGTGGTGCTGCTGCCGACCACCACCCTCTCCACCCACCGGGCCAGAGGTCTGCTGCCTGACGAGGTCCCGTACTCCGACGCGGTGTTCAACGCCTCCCGCTCCGCCCTGCTCGTCCACGCCCTCGCCGGCGCACCGGAGCACCTGCTCGAGGCGACCGAGGACCGGCTGCACCAGGATCGGCGCGCACCGGGCATGCCCGAGAGCGTCGAACTGATGCGGGTGCTGCGCCGGGAGGGCCACCCCGCGGTGGTCTCGGGCGCGGGACCGTCTGTGCTGGTGATGGCGGGAGACCGCAGGGACCTGGCACCCCTGGTGCGCCGGTTCGTGGGCGATCCTGCCGCGTGGCGGATCGCCGAGGTGCCGCTGCGGACGGCCCCCGCCGCGCCTGTGGTAGGTTGA
- the rho gene encoding transcription termination factor Rho: MNDTTSGADLAAKKLPELQAIAAERGIKGARRLRKGELIEAIRGGGTPPTATAAADAPAAATTPPVQEAPAAPDDAGAEATGRPERSRSRSRSRATDSGGSNGEAAPDLGIDVPSAGGAGQQRDERGGDSENRDDSGNDKGGRENDSRGSRGDDRREDRSRGDDRREDRGRGDDRSRGGNQRRRLEDIELPDRSGEQDDDRQGGDGYDDDRRGRSRSRNRSRDRKRRGRGGQNDQGSQNSQGGQNSQGGQNSQGGQSSQGGQQDDGQAREGDELMTIAGILDIRDNNAYVRTTGYLPGASDVYVTMNQVKRAGLRKGDAISGQVKAPRDGEDHHVEQQQHGGGRNRRGKGGGGNQNKYAALVQVDTVNGMPTDRARQRVDFSKLTPLYPDERLRLETAPNAVSPRIIDLVSPIGKGQRGLIVAPPKAGKTIIMQQIANAITVNNPEVHLMVVLVDERPEEVTDMQRTVKGEVIASTFDRPASDHTIVAELAIERAKRLVEMGRDVVVLLDSLTRLSRAYNLAAPASGRILSGGVDASALYPPKRFFGAARNIEHGGSLTILASALVETGSKMDEVIFEEFKGTGNMELRLSRHLADKRIFPAVDVNASGTRREEALMGKEELAIMWKLRRVLGSLEQQQALELLMERVKKSQSNSEFLMTVQKNTPSVGGRSTD; the protein is encoded by the coding sequence GTGAACGACACCACCTCCGGCGCAGATCTTGCGGCGAAGAAGCTTCCCGAGCTGCAGGCCATCGCTGCCGAGCGCGGCATCAAGGGGGCCCGTCGGCTGCGCAAGGGCGAGCTGATCGAGGCGATCCGCGGGGGCGGAACGCCGCCGACGGCCACCGCGGCGGCCGACGCACCCGCGGCAGCGACCACGCCCCCCGTGCAGGAGGCGCCCGCCGCGCCGGACGACGCCGGAGCGGAGGCGACCGGGCGCCCCGAGCGGTCCCGGTCCCGCTCGCGCTCCCGCGCCACCGACTCCGGCGGATCGAACGGCGAGGCCGCGCCGGACCTCGGCATCGACGTGCCGAGCGCCGGCGGAGCCGGCCAGCAGCGGGACGAGCGCGGCGGCGACTCCGAGAACCGCGACGACAGCGGCAACGACAAGGGCGGTCGGGAGAACGACAGCCGGGGGTCCCGCGGCGACGACCGCCGTGAGGACCGCAGCCGCGGTGACGACCGGCGTGAGGACCGCGGCCGCGGCGACGATCGCAGCCGCGGCGGCAACCAGCGCCGCCGGCTGGAGGACATTGAGCTCCCGGACCGCTCCGGGGAGCAGGACGACGATCGCCAGGGCGGTGACGGCTACGACGACGACCGTCGAGGTCGCTCCCGCAGCCGCAACCGCTCCCGCGATCGCAAGCGTCGTGGCCGCGGCGGCCAGAACGACCAGGGCAGCCAGAACTCCCAGGGCGGTCAGAACTCCCAGGGGGGCCAGAACTCTCAGGGGGGCCAGAGCTCCCAGGGCGGCCAGCAGGACGACGGCCAGGCCCGCGAGGGTGATGAGCTGATGACCATCGCCGGGATCCTCGACATCCGCGACAACAACGCCTACGTGCGCACCACCGGTTACCTCCCCGGTGCCAGCGACGTCTACGTGACCATGAACCAGGTCAAGCGCGCCGGCCTGCGCAAGGGTGATGCCATCTCCGGTCAGGTCAAAGCACCCCGGGACGGCGAGGACCACCACGTCGAGCAGCAGCAGCACGGCGGCGGCCGCAACCGCCGCGGCAAGGGTGGCGGCGGCAACCAGAACAAGTACGCCGCACTGGTCCAGGTCGACACCGTCAACGGGATGCCGACCGACCGCGCCCGGCAGCGGGTCGACTTCAGCAAGCTCACGCCGCTGTACCCGGACGAGCGCCTCCGCCTGGAGACCGCACCGAATGCCGTCTCCCCGCGCATCATCGATCTCGTCTCGCCGATCGGCAAGGGCCAGCGCGGCCTGATCGTCGCGCCCCCGAAGGCCGGCAAGACGATCATCATGCAGCAGATCGCCAATGCGATCACCGTGAACAACCCCGAGGTCCACCTCATGGTCGTGCTCGTCGACGAGCGCCCCGAGGAGGTCACCGACATGCAGCGGACGGTCAAGGGCGAGGTCATCGCCTCGACCTTCGACCGCCCGGCCTCGGACCACACCATCGTCGCCGAGCTCGCCATCGAGCGGGCCAAGCGCCTGGTGGAGATGGGACGCGACGTGGTGGTCCTGCTGGACTCGCTCACTCGCCTGTCCCGTGCCTACAACCTGGCCGCCCCGGCCTCCGGCCGGATCCTCTCCGGCGGTGTCGACGCCTCCGCGCTGTACCCGCCCAAGCGGTTCTTCGGGGCGGCGCGCAACATCGAGCACGGCGGCTCGCTGACGATCCTCGCCTCGGCGCTGGTGGAGACCGGTTCCAAGATGGACGAGGTCATCTTCGAGGAGTTCAAGGGCACCGGCAACATGGAGCTGCGGCTCTCGCGCCACCTCGCCGACAAGCGGATCTTCCCGGCCGTCGACGTCAACGCCTCCGGCACCCGCCGGGAGGAGGCGCTGATGGGCAAGGAGGAGCTGGCCATCATGTGGAAGCTCCGCCGTGTCCTGGGCTCCCTCGAGCAGCAGCAGGCGCTCGAGCTGCTCATGGAGCGGGTGAAGAAGTCCCAGTCGAACTCCGAGTTCCTGATGACGGTCCAGAAGAACACGCCCAGCGTGGGCGGGCGCAGCACGGACTGA